In Silene latifolia isolate original U9 population chromosome 3, ASM4854445v1, whole genome shotgun sequence, a single window of DNA contains:
- the LOC141647463 gene encoding LOW QUALITY PROTEIN: pleiotropic drug resistance protein 3-like (The sequence of the model RefSeq protein was modified relative to this genomic sequence to represent the inferred CDS: inserted 1 base in 1 codon) has product MANGKRMIDVSMLGPLERHLFIEKLIKQIEQDNLRFLQKLKKRVDKIGLKFPAVKVKYVNLSVDAKCKVVDGKPLPTLWNTLKSGFSIISKLLGSELQEAKLSIIKDVNGIIKPRRMTLLLGPPGCGKTTLLLALSGNLDRSLQQKGEIEYNGCKLDEFVPQKTSAYISQHDLHIPEMTVRETIDFSARCQGVGSRADMMVEVCRREKQEGIVPDPDIDAYMKAIAVEGLKSSLQTNYILKILGIDVCADIITGDAMRRGISGGQKKRLTTGEMIVGPTKALFMDEITNGLDSSTAFQIVSCIQQLVHITDATALVALLQPAPETYDLFDDVILMSEGKIVYHGPSNHAVEFFENCGFSCPQRKGVADFLQEVISRKDQAQYWCGSEPYTFISVDEFCDKFKGSPIGKSLFEEVSQSHVKTDADDSAIAFCKFSLPKWELFKACLSREFLLMRRNSFIYIFKTIQLIIMALVAMTVYWHTRMHVDILHANYYMGAMFYGLVILLVDGFPEMAMTIMRLPIFFKQRDLYFYPAWAYAVPATILKMPLSILLAVVWTSLTYYTIGYTPEAGRFFRQALLYSGVHLTSMSSFRLLASLFQTIVASTFASVIFILFMFIFSGFIIPRSSMPVWLNWVFWLTPLTYGEIGLSVNEFLAPRWQKLLSSNTTIGQEILQSRGLLFDDYYFWVSIGALTGIFVFSTIGFILALTFLKAPGSSTAFISREKLSQLQGLRDPSRDDYSDFKKSSFKSSLEFHNGNIILPFEPLSVTFHNVQYYIDTPMEMKERDFSEKKLQILKDITGAFRPGVLTALMGVSGAGKTTLLDVLSGRKTSGTIEGEIRIGGYPKVQETFARISGYCEQTDLHSPHITIEESLIFSAWLRLPNSIDSKTKTEFVNEVLETIELIEIKDALVGLPGINGLSTEQRKRLTIAVELVANPSIIFMDEPTTGLDARAAAIVIRAVKNVVTTGRTVVCTIHQPSIDIFEAFDELLLLKXGGRMIYSGPLGQHSCRVIEYFQGIPGIPKIRDNYNPATWMLEVTSASSEIDISADFAEVYLDSALHKENEDLVKQLSIPAPGSKDIHFHRRFSQSGWGQYTSCLWKQHQSYWRNPSYNLTRFMFTLLSSVIFGLVFWKQGRNIKDQQSLFTVFGSMFSAVLFMGINNCSTAIPHIATERTVVYRERFAGMYSSWAYAFAQVTIELPYIFIMALIITMITYPMIGYYSSAYKVLWYFYAMFCTLVYFSYLAMVLVSATPNFQMASIIASGLYALMNLFSGFLIPQPHIPKWWLWLYYASPTSWTLNALLSSQYGDIHDNITVYGAKNTVASFIHNYFGFHHHRLGLVAAMLLVFPLTFALLFAYFIGKLNFQRR; this is encoded by the exons ATGGCTAATGGAAAACGGATGATTGATGTCTCCATGCTTGGGCCTCTAGAACGACATCTTTTTATCGAGAAGCTCATTAAACAGATTGAACAAGATAACCTTCGGTTTTTGCAGAAACTTAAGAAGAGAGTAGATAA AATTGGTTTGAAATTTCCTGCTGTCAAGGTGAAGTATGTAAACCTCTCTGTGGATGCTAAGTGCAAGGTTGTTGATGGAAAGCCTCTCCCAACTCTCTGGAACACTCTGAAAAGCGGTTTCTCT ATCATTTCAAAGTTACTGGGGTCTGAGCTGCAAGAAGCAAAACTAAGCATCATCAAGGATGTCAACGGCATAATCAAGCCTAGAAG GATGACTCTGTTACTTGGTCCTCCAGGATGTGGAAAGACCACCCTCCTATTGGCACTCTCCGGAAATCTGGATAGATCTCTACAG CAAAAAGGAGAGATTGAGTACAATGGGTGTAAACTGGATGAATTTGTACCACAAAAAACTTCTGCTTATATTAGTCAGCATGACCTGCACATTCCTGAGATGACCGTGAGAGAGACAATTGACTTTTCAGCTCGTTGCCAGGGTGTTGGAAGTCGAGCAG ATATGATGGTTGAGGTCTGTAGAAGGGAAAAGCAGGAAGGAATTGTTCCAGATCCTGATATAGATGCATATATGAAG GCAATCGCTGTCGAGGGGCTTAAGAGTTCCCTTCAGACGAACTACATTTTGAAA ATTCTTGGGATTGATGTGTGCGCTGACATAATAACGGGTGATGCTATGAGGCGAGGCATCTCAGGTGGTCAAAAGAAGCGATTAACTACAG GTGAAATGATTGTTGGACCAACAAAGGCATTATTTATGGATGAGATAACAAATGGGTTGGACAGTTCCACTGCCTTTCAGATTGTTTCGTGCATCCAACAATTAGTCCACATCACAGACGCTACTGCACTTGTTGCCCTCCTTCAGCCAGCACCAGAAACCTATGACCTGTTTGACGATGTCATCTTGATGTCTGAAGGAAAAATTGTATACCATGGACCCAGCAATCATGCTGTAGAATTCTTTGAGAACTGCGGTTTTAGTTGTCCACAGAGGAAAGGAGTGGCTGACTTTCTCCAGGAG GTCATTTCAAGAAAAGATCAGGCGCAGTACTGGTGTGGTAGTGAACCTTATACCTTTATCTCTGTTGATGAGTTTTGTGATAAATTTAAGGGATCTCCAATTGGGAAGAGTCTATTTGAGGAGGTTTCACAGTCACATGTTAAGACGGATGCTGACGATAGTGCTATTGCCTTCTGCAAGTTTTCTCTACCTAAATGGGAACTCTTCAAAGCATGTTTGTCGAGAGAATTCCTTCTTATGAGGAGAAACtctttcatatacatatttaaaaCTATTCAG TTGATCATTATGGCGCTGGTGGCAATGACTGTATACTGGCATACGAGAATGCATGTTGACATTCTTCATGCAAACTACTATATGGGTGCTATGTTCTATGgccttgtcatacttcttgtagATGGTTTTCCAGAAATGGCAATGACAATCATGAGGCTTCCCATTTTCTTCAAACAGAGAGACCTCTATTTTTATCCAGCTTGGGCCTATGCAGTCCCAGCCACTATTCTGAAGATGCCTCTTTCCATTTTGCTTGCTGTTGTCTGGACATCACTCACCTACTACACTATTGGCTATACTCCAGAGGCTGGAAG GTTTTTTCGTCAAGCACTTCTATATTCTGGAGTGCACTTGACATCAATGTCCTCGTTCCGTTTGTTGGCATCATTGTTCCAAACCATAGTAGCATCCACATTTGCTTCTGTTATCTTCATTCTTTTTATGTTCATCTTCAGCGGATTTATTATCCCACGAT CATCTATGCCAGTTTGGTTGAATTGGGTTTTCTGGCTAACACCGCTCACATATGGGGAGATAGGCCTATCTGTTAATGAATTTCTAGCTCCAAGATGGCAGAAG TTGCTTTCGTCCAACACAACAATTGGTCAAGAAATTCTTCAATCACGTGGACTACTCTTTGATGATTACTATTTTTGGGTTTCAATTGGGGCTCTTACCGGGATTTTTGTATTTTCTACCATTGGATTTATCTTAGCATTAACTTTCTTGAAGG CTCCGGGGTCATCCACAGCTTTTATCTCACGAGAAAAGCTATCTCAGTTACAAGGACTGAGAGATCCAAGCAGAGATGACTATAGCGACTTTAAGAAAAGCAGTTTCAAGAGTAGTTTGGAATTTCATAATG GGAATATAATTTTGCCCTTTGAACCCCTTTCAGTGACATTTCACAACGTGCAATACTACATTGACACTCCTATG GAAATGAAAGAACGGGACTTTTCAGAGAAGAAGCTTCAAATACTCAAAGATATCACAGGAGCTTTTAGGCCAGGTGTTCTCACAGCGCTAATGGGTGTGAGCGGGGCTGGAAAAACAACTCTGCTTGATGTTCTCTCTGGACGTAAGACTAGTGGGACTATTGAAGGTGAAATTAGAATAGGAGGGTATCCTAAAGTACAGGAGACATTTGCCCGCATATCTGGTTACTGCGAACAAACTGACTTACATTCTCCTCACATTACCATAGAGGAATCACTTATCTTTTCAGCTTGGCTTCGGCTTCCTAACAGCATTGATTCAAAGACCAAAACT GAATTTGTGAATGAAGTTCTTGAAACTATCGAGCTCATTGAGATTAAGGATGCTTTAGTTGGCTTACCTGGTATAAATGGTTTATCAACTGAGCAACGGAAGCGGCTCACTATCGCTGTAGAGCTTGTAGCCAACCCATCAATCATATTCATGGATGAGCCTACAACAGGTCTGGATGCAAGAGCTGCTGCCATTGTCATAAGAGCAGTGAAGAATGTGGTTACTACTGGTAGGACTGTCGTTTGCACCATCCATCAACCAAGCATTGATATATTTGAAGCATTTGATGAG TTGCTTCTTTTGA TCGGTGGGCGCATGATCTATTCTGGACCACTTGGGCAGCATTCCTGTAGAGTCATTGAATACTTCCAG GGTATACCAGGCATACCCAAGATCAGGGACAATTATAATCCTGCTACATGGATGCTAGAAGTCACTTCTGCATCAAGTGAAATTGATATTAGTGCTGATTTTGCTGAAGTTTATCTTGACTCTGCTTTGCACAA GGAGAATGAAGACCTAGTAAAGCAGCTAAGTATCCCAGCTCCAGGTTCAAAGGATATCCATTTTCATAGACGCTTCTCACAATCTGGCTGGGGCCAGTATACATCTTGCTTATGGAAACAACACCAATCTTACTGGAGAAACCCGTCGTATAATTTGACCCGTTTCATGTTTACTCTCCTTTCATCTGTTATTTTCGGATTGGTATTCTGGAAGCAAGGGAGGAATAT AAAAGATCAACAGAGTCTGTTCACTGTTTTCGGTTCCATGTTTTCTGCTGTTCTCTTCATGGGAATAAACAATTGCTCTACTGCTATCCCACATATCGCCACTGAAAGAACTGTTGTATATCGTGAAAGATTTGCTGGCATGTACTCCTCATGGGCCTATGCTTTTGCTCAG GTGACTATCGAGCTTCCTTATATTTTCATCATGGCTCTCATAATCACAATGATCACATATCCAATGATTGGGTACTACTCGTCAGCCTACAAAGTCCTCTGGTACTTCTATGCCATGTTCTGTACTTTGGTGTACTTCAGTTACTTGGCTATGGTGCTCGTGTCGGCTACACCAAACTTTCAGATGGCTTCAATTATTGCCTCTGGTTTATACGCTTTGATGAATTTGTTTTCTGGGTTTCTTATCCCTCAGCCG CATATTCCAAAGTGGTGGCTATGGTTATATTACGCAAGTCCGACATCTTGGACTTTGAATGCTCTGCTTTCTTCCCAGTATGGCGATATACACGACAATATCACAGTGTATGGTGCAAAGAATACGGTCGCCTCTTTCATACACAACTACTTTGGGTTTCATCATCATCGCTTGGGGCTTGTTGCTGCAATGCTCCTCGTGTTTCCCCTGACTTTTGCATTGCTTTTCGCCTATTTTATTGGCAAACTCAACTTTCAAAGGAGATGA